One genomic region from Leptolyngbyaceae cyanobacterium JSC-12 encodes:
- a CDS encoding putative permease (IMG reference gene:2510098519~PFAM: Domain of unknown function DUF20): MHNNNTGPFALLLLLCDESMSNYQKDFWRTLNNSALIRFLLLFACGWVVVQIIAYFYGVIAMFVTAAILAVLMDYPVRKLTRFVPREIAITLVVLGTVAIALLFVTVLGFQILTQGRSLLDNITTTLQSSNLPFREYLQQINLGQIADVLRKSLSTGLGVLGGVFSNMFTAIFLLVIAIYMLVDGKKIWSACLKLVPADVRDRFDANVQRNFLGFLRAQITLVIFLSTTSFIVFSLLGVQFSLVLAIVIGVLDAIPGIGATLGVLVVTALVFLTQGQWVALRVVIASVILQQIQDNYVHPKVMGKALEINPVLLFFALFVGERIAGLLGIFLAIPITGMMMSWLKSEEEVELADDAPVIELESE; the protein is encoded by the coding sequence ATGCACAATAACAACACTGGGCCATTTGCCCTGTTGTTGTTGCTCTGTGATGAATCAATGAGTAATTACCAAAAAGATTTTTGGAGAACACTAAACAACTCTGCCCTCATCCGGTTTCTCTTATTGTTTGCCTGTGGATGGGTTGTGGTTCAAATCATTGCATACTTTTATGGGGTAATTGCAATGTTTGTCACAGCTGCGATTTTGGCAGTTTTGATGGATTATCCCGTTCGCAAGTTAACGCGATTTGTTCCCCGCGAAATTGCAATTACGCTGGTTGTCTTGGGGACGGTAGCGATCGCCCTTTTATTTGTGACGGTACTTGGGTTTCAAATTTTGACTCAAGGAAGGAGTTTACTAGATAACATCACGACAACGCTGCAATCTAGCAATTTGCCTTTTCGCGAATACTTACAACAGATCAACTTAGGGCAAATTGCAGATGTACTCCGAAAAAGTTTGAGTACTGGCTTGGGGGTGCTGGGTGGTGTGTTTTCGAACATGTTTACGGCAATTTTTCTATTGGTGATTGCCATTTACATGTTAGTAGATGGCAAAAAGATCTGGAGTGCTTGCCTGAAGCTAGTTCCGGCTGATGTACGCGATCGCTTTGATGCCAATGTACAACGGAATTTTTTAGGCTTTTTACGTGCCCAAATCACCCTGGTTATTTTCCTGTCAACTACGAGTTTTATTGTGTTTAGCCTGTTGGGTGTGCAATTTTCCCTCGTTTTAGCCATTGTAATCGGTGTATTAGACGCAATTCCTGGTATTGGCGCCACATTGGGTGTTCTGGTTGTGACTGCATTAGTATTCCTGACACAGGGACAGTGGGTAGCACTAAGAGTTGTGATCGCGTCAGTGATTCTACAACAGATTCAGGATAATTATGTTCATCCAAAAGTGATGGGGAAAGCTCTAGAAATTAACCCTGTATTATTATTTTTTGCCTTGTTTGTCGGAGAACGCATTGCTGGACTGTTGGGAATCTTTTTAGCGATTCCTATAACCGGGATGATGATGAGCTGGCTGAAGAGCGAAGAAGAAGTTGAGCTAGCAGATGATGCTCCCGTGATTGAACTTGAAAGTGAATAG
- a CDS encoding glycosidase (IMG reference gene:2510098520~PFAM: Alpha amylase, catalytic domain), which yields MVLSNYPTLYQVNVRVWLQRLTKQLNRPAMLDDIADSVIDEWVQSGFDWVYFLGVWQTGKLAPQISRTNPEWVAEYRRLLSDLTDEDVCGSCFAVTAYSAHPTIGGNAALKRLRDRLHQRGLKLMLDFVPNHTAPDHPWVQSHPEFYVSGTNEQLAQAPQNYCCLGDQVFAYGRDPYFPGWCDTLQLNYGNRELQAAQVNELLNIAELCDGVRCDMAMLILPDIFQRTWGIPVESFWQNAIDRVRFQHPDFVFMAEVYWDMEWILQQQGFDYTYDKRLYDRLREQHARPVREHFWADLDYQRKSARFLENHDEPRAAEVFPANVHQAAAIITFLCPGLRFFHQGQLEGYQRRISIHLQRGPDEPTDKILQAFYQKLLNCLKNPILREGYWQLADCYPAWHDNWSSDDFIAFSWRSSDGKYLLVVVNYAPHSSQCYLKIPGANDLAGKTFQLRDQMSSVVYDRPGDCFLSGLYLDLPAWGYHVFELHSLI from the coding sequence ATGGTGTTGTCTAACTATCCAACCCTATATCAGGTGAATGTTCGTGTCTGGTTGCAGCGCCTTACTAAGCAATTGAATCGTCCTGCTATGCTGGATGATATTGCGGATTCGGTAATAGATGAATGGGTTCAATCTGGATTTGACTGGGTCTATTTTTTAGGGGTATGGCAAACAGGAAAGCTTGCTCCACAGATCTCTCGTACTAATCCGGAGTGGGTTGCAGAATATCGGCGTTTGTTAAGTGACCTAACAGATGAGGATGTGTGCGGTTCTTGTTTTGCTGTAACTGCGTACTCTGCTCATCCAACAATAGGGGGCAATGCTGCATTAAAACGGCTACGCGATCGCCTGCATCAACGCGGCTTAAAGTTAATGCTAGACTTTGTGCCTAACCATACTGCACCTGACCATCCCTGGGTTCAGTCCCATCCAGAGTTTTATGTATCAGGAACTAACGAGCAACTGGCTCAAGCACCCCAAAACTATTGTTGCCTTGGTGATCAAGTGTTTGCCTATGGACGCGATCCTTACTTTCCGGGTTGGTGTGATACGCTCCAACTGAATTATGGCAATCGAGAGTTGCAAGCAGCGCAGGTGAACGAACTGCTCAATATTGCCGAGTTGTGTGATGGAGTTCGGTGCGATATGGCGATGCTGATTCTACCAGATATTTTTCAACGCACTTGGGGAATTCCAGTTGAGTCATTTTGGCAAAACGCGATCGATAGAGTACGTTTTCAACATCCTGACTTTGTCTTTATGGCAGAAGTGTATTGGGATATGGAATGGATCTTACAGCAGCAAGGGTTTGACTATACTTATGACAAACGTTTGTACGATCGCCTGCGTGAACAACATGCTCGTCCTGTGCGCGAGCATTTTTGGGCAGATTTAGACTATCAACGGAAATCGGCTCGGTTTCTGGAAAATCATGATGAACCTCGTGCTGCTGAAGTCTTTCCCGCCAATGTGCATCAAGCTGCTGCAATCATTACATTTCTGTGTCCAGGTCTGCGCTTTTTCCATCAGGGACAGCTTGAAGGGTATCAGCGGCGAATTTCTATCCATTTACAACGTGGACCAGACGAACCAACGGATAAAATCCTGCAAGCTTTTTATCAAAAATTGCTCAACTGCCTGAAAAACCCAATCCTGCGTGAAGGGTATTGGCAACTGGCAGACTGTTATCCTGCCTGGCACGACAATTGGAGTTCGGATGACTTTATCGCGTTTAGCTGGCGTAGCAGCGATGGCAAATACCTGTTGGTGGTTGTCAACTATGCTCCCCATTCCAGCCAATGTTATCTAAAAATTCCGGGTGCCAATGATCTGGCTGGCAAAACCTTTCAACTTCGGGATCAGATGAGTTCAGTTGTCTACGATCGCCCTGGTGATTGTTTCTTATCTGGTTTGTATTTAGACCTGCCAGCCTGGGGATATCATGTGTTTGAACTGCATTCACTTATCTGA
- a CDS encoding Polyphosphate:AMP phosphotransferase (IMG reference gene:2510098521~PFAM: Polyphosphate kinase 2 (PPK2)~TIGRFAM: polyphosphate:nucleotide phosphotransferase, PPK2 family) yields the protein MKFAPFLVNPGSKIKLKDYNPRFIADFEIDGIRLGKDELKEKSREILQIGVAKLAEIQDKLYAQNTYGLLCIFQAMDAAGKDSTIKHVMSGVNPQGCQVFSFKQPSAEELDHDYLWRYAKSTPERGRIGIFNRSYYEEVLVVRVHPNLLENQQLPLKLKKNPNIWEQRFEEINHFEKYLVNNGVIILKFFLNVSKEEQKKRFMERLNLPEKNWKFSVSDVKERQLWDEYMAAYEAVFNHTSTEWAPWYIVPADRKWYMRLIVAGIIYQTLENLGLNYPEITSAQKQSLLEARKLLESEA from the coding sequence ATGAAATTTGCCCCGTTCCTTGTCAATCCAGGTTCTAAAATTAAACTGAAAGATTATAATCCTCGATTTATTGCAGATTTCGAGATTGATGGTATTCGACTAGGGAAGGACGAGCTTAAGGAAAAATCCCGTGAAATTTTACAGATCGGCGTTGCAAAGCTCGCGGAAATTCAAGACAAGTTATATGCCCAAAACACCTATGGGTTGTTGTGTATCTTTCAAGCGATGGATGCTGCCGGAAAAGATAGCACTATTAAGCACGTCATGTCGGGTGTTAACCCGCAGGGATGTCAGGTATTTAGCTTTAAACAGCCTTCCGCCGAAGAATTGGACCATGATTATCTTTGGCGTTATGCTAAATCTACTCCAGAACGTGGGCGGATTGGTATTTTCAATCGTTCTTACTATGAAGAAGTACTTGTTGTGAGAGTTCATCCTAACCTTCTAGAAAATCAACAGTTGCCGCTCAAACTAAAGAAAAATCCAAATATTTGGGAACAACGCTTTGAGGAGATCAATCACTTTGAGAAATATCTCGTTAATAATGGGGTGATTATTCTTAAGTTTTTCCTGAATGTATCCAAGGAAGAGCAAAAAAAAAGATTCATGGAGCGGCTCAATCTGCCAGAAAAGAATTGGAAGTTCTCTGTAAGTGATGTGAAGGAGCGTCAACTCTGGGATGAATATATGGCTGCTTATGAGGCAGTGTTTAACCACACTAGTACTGAATGGGCACCCTGGTACATCGTCCCAGCAGACCGAAAATGGTATATGCGACTAATTGTGGCTGGCATCATTTATCAAACTCTGGAAAATCTAGGATTGAACTATCCTGAAATAACAAGTGCACAAAAACAGTCACTTCTAGAAGCTCGTAAATTGCTAGAAAGCGAGGCTTAG
- a CDS encoding putative membrane protein (IMG reference gene:2510098522~PFAM: Membrane protein of unknown function): MIAFLITVLVMAVSLLIVSKLPLGVDIDSPIAALLGGAIIGAFSGLWHLFPTAFRGATAILSLGIIPLIGSVIVFGLAAWMVEGFRLRWGIGSAILGAIALSIIYSILTFILRQIGLVFA, from the coding sequence ATGATTGCTTTTTTGATTACTGTACTGGTGATGGCAGTTAGCCTGCTAATCGTCTCTAAACTTCCTTTGGGGGTTGATATAGATAGCCCAATAGCAGCATTGCTAGGAGGTGCAATTATTGGTGCCTTCTCGGGTTTATGGCATTTGTTCCCAACTGCATTCAGAGGAGCGACGGCTATTTTAAGCCTGGGGATTATTCCGTTAATTGGCAGCGTCATCGTGTTTGGGTTGGCAGCCTGGATGGTTGAAGGATTTCGGTTACGGTGGGGGATTGGAAGTGCGATTCTGGGGGCGATCGCTTTGAGCATCATCTATTCAATCCTGACCTTTATTCTCAGGCAAATTGGTTTAGTGTTTGCCTAA
- a CDS encoding ABC-type phosphate transport system, periplasmic component (IMG reference gene:2510098523): MSRKLRKLRNRKASLGLWKPLLSFAVTPLLLMAAWAAIDSNKLLLAQSPTSDPSFALPSSLPSGTRVKLDGSSSMTVINEALKRRFQEKFPGTTVDLATSGSSKALQALIRGDIDIAAVGRSLTDAEKAQGLRQVPISREKIAIFVGSDNPFKGSLTAEQFAKIFRGEITNWSEVGGAPAPIRFVDRPETSDTRQALRQYPVFQSAPFKTGANAIQVADDTAAIAAELGKDGISYGIASQVVERSTVRVLPMHDTLPSDPRYPYSQLRSYVYKAEASPEVQAFLGFATSAPGQEAVQEAKQQESGVAALPSPAPSPEATVAPGETIAPSPVPEATATPGAEITPDTSTAVAKPVDWSPLWWLLLPLLGLPLLLWLMRGRRGAIPATVGRESRIILTPRNCRDGYAYWEVPQAAFAEARNQGGRDLKLRLYDVTDIRNMDRQAPHRVQEFSCREGDRDLHMPIPLDDRDYVVELGYLTADNRWIQLARSNHVRVPACSPTGVTNNLQTAATAAAAGTALATGATMAARSLATDSHAPSRIIMVPRNANDGYVYWEVPEARKAELKQQGGQKLIVRLHDVTGLAPNTQSSRDVRQYEADERFPDLHVPIPTPGRDYLAELGYVTQDNRWLSLAKSTPVRVPSTTKPLSSIEEAAHVAATKLAADVDSGPVVSDKGGFVDELSSRLEGVGSLAGDATKAIGAAIAGGAAAVASASPLKAWLDQPQEQKSQPQHMEDCRIILVPRNSKSAYAYWEVSNSYKQLLHEQGGRRLMLRIHDATNIDIDYESPHSTQTYVCSETEQDKHVAIPVSDRDYIAELGYFTDDNRWLRLIRSFHVHVPADT; the protein is encoded by the coding sequence ATGTCGAGAAAGTTGAGAAAGTTAAGGAATAGAAAAGCTTCTTTAGGACTGTGGAAACCGCTGCTGTCGTTCGCTGTGACACCATTGCTGTTAATGGCTGCATGGGCTGCGATCGACTCGAATAAGTTGCTGTTAGCGCAATCACCCACCTCTGACCCATCGTTTGCGCTACCAAGTTCACTACCAAGTGGCACTCGTGTCAAGTTAGATGGGTCTAGCAGCATGACCGTTATTAATGAAGCGTTAAAACGGCGTTTTCAAGAAAAGTTTCCTGGTACTACAGTCGATCTGGCGACGAGTGGTAGTAGTAAAGCGCTGCAAGCCCTGATTCGAGGTGATATTGATATTGCGGCTGTAGGGCGATCGCTAACAGATGCGGAAAAAGCTCAAGGACTCAGGCAGGTTCCCATTAGCCGCGAAAAAATTGCGATTTTTGTCGGTTCAGATAACCCATTTAAGGGGAGCCTCACTGCTGAACAATTTGCCAAAATTTTTCGGGGTGAAATTACGAATTGGTCGGAAGTCGGAGGTGCTCCTGCCCCCATTCGCTTTGTTGATCGCCCTGAAACCAGCGATACACGCCAGGCACTGCGCCAATATCCTGTTTTTCAGTCAGCTCCCTTTAAAACGGGTGCCAATGCTATTCAAGTTGCAGATGATACAGCTGCGATCGCTGCAGAACTTGGAAAAGACGGCATCAGTTATGGTATTGCCAGCCAGGTTGTAGAACGATCGACAGTCAGAGTGCTGCCTATGCACGATACATTGCCCTCTGACCCACGCTATCCATACTCTCAACTGCGGAGCTATGTTTACAAGGCAGAAGCCAGTCCAGAGGTACAAGCTTTTTTAGGGTTTGCAACTTCTGCTCCAGGGCAAGAAGCCGTTCAGGAGGCAAAGCAGCAAGAATCAGGAGTGGCTGCACTTCCTAGCCCTGCTCCATCACCAGAAGCCACTGTTGCACCGGGAGAAACGATCGCTCCTAGTCCCGTTCCTGAAGCTACTGCTACACCAGGTGCTGAGATTACACCAGATACTAGCACTGCCGTTGCTAAACCTGTTGACTGGTCACCATTATGGTGGTTGTTACTTCCATTGCTGGGACTCCCCTTGCTGCTATGGTTAATGAGAGGGCGAAGGGGTGCTATTCCAGCAACCGTGGGTCGCGAAAGTCGAATTATTCTCACACCCCGTAATTGTCGGGATGGATATGCTTATTGGGAAGTACCACAAGCTGCATTTGCAGAAGCCCGTAACCAGGGTGGGCGAGATTTAAAGCTGCGCCTGTACGATGTGACAGACATTCGCAATATGGATCGTCAGGCTCCGCATCGTGTGCAAGAGTTTAGTTGCCGAGAAGGCGATCGCGACCTGCATATGCCAATTCCCCTGGATGATCGTGATTACGTGGTGGAATTGGGATATCTCACAGCAGACAATCGTTGGATTCAACTGGCACGTTCCAATCATGTTCGCGTACCTGCTTGCTCACCCACTGGTGTCACCAATAATCTACAGACAGCGGCAACTGCTGCGGCTGCAGGAACCGCACTTGCTACGGGCGCAACGATGGCAGCGCGATCATTAGCAACAGATAGTCACGCACCAAGCCGGATAATCATGGTGCCCCGGAATGCGAATGACGGGTATGTCTACTGGGAAGTCCCAGAAGCTCGCAAAGCCGAGTTGAAGCAGCAAGGTGGACAAAAGCTCATTGTGCGCCTTCACGATGTTACTGGTCTTGCTCCTAATACACAAAGTTCTCGTGACGTTCGGCAGTATGAGGCAGACGAGCGTTTTCCCGATCTTCATGTTCCGATTCCAACCCCCGGTCGAGATTATTTAGCAGAACTGGGTTATGTGACTCAAGATAATCGCTGGCTGAGCCTGGCTAAGTCCACGCCTGTCCGAGTACCGTCTACAACAAAACCATTATCTTCTATCGAAGAGGCCGCTCATGTTGCTGCAACCAAGCTAGCGGCTGATGTAGATAGTGGTCCAGTTGTTAGTGACAAAGGAGGCTTTGTAGATGAACTATCAAGTCGCTTGGAAGGGGTAGGCAGTCTGGCAGGAGATGCAACTAAAGCAATTGGTGCTGCGATCGCAGGAGGAGCCGCGGCTGTTGCCAGTGCCAGTCCGCTTAAAGCATGGCTGGATCAACCTCAAGAGCAAAAAAGCCAGCCTCAACATATGGAAGATTGCCGCATTATTCTAGTGCCGCGTAATTCCAAAAGTGCCTACGCTTATTGGGAAGTTTCCAACTCTTACAAACAACTGCTGCACGAACAGGGTGGACGGCGTTTGATGCTGCGGATTCATGATGCCACTAATATTGACATTGATTATGAATCACCTCATAGCACCCAAACCTATGTTTGCAGTGAAACAGAACAGGATAAGCATGTCGCTATTCCAGTTAGCGATCGCGACTACATTGCTGAGCTTGGTTACTTCACAGACGACAACCGCTGGCTGCGGCTGATTCGCTCCTTCCACGTCCATGTTCCAGCAGATACTTAA
- a CDS encoding hypothetical protein (IMG reference gene:2510098524), protein MGLFFDVLSSINNPDQQGSVAQLENITGTIQQLATSQGLDATKLQSILTAAGGLLGPALKQHQSSLPGGAQIGNLVNQLSTTGAPATALQTLFPPQLQQQLIQGIAQKTGISASMIQGVLPSLLPAITGLLNMGASKSGSGVNPLLNAFLSGGDGNTDLGDVFRFANRFLNPA, encoded by the coding sequence ATGGGACTATTTTTTGATGTGTTGAGTTCTATCAACAATCCAGATCAGCAAGGAAGCGTTGCACAACTAGAAAATATTACGGGGACTATTCAGCAACTGGCAACCAGCCAGGGACTAGATGCCACCAAGTTGCAATCAATTTTGACAGCGGCTGGTGGGCTTTTAGGTCCTGCCTTAAAACAACACCAAAGCAGTTTACCCGGTGGTGCACAGATTGGGAATCTTGTAAATCAATTGAGCACTACAGGTGCTCCTGCAACTGCACTGCAAACCTTATTTCCGCCCCAACTCCAACAGCAACTAATTCAAGGGATTGCCCAGAAGACTGGAATTAGCGCCAGTATGATTCAAGGAGTGTTGCCATCGTTGCTGCCTGCCATTACTGGATTGCTTAATATGGGGGCTAGTAAGTCTGGTAGTGGTGTTAATCCTCTACTCAATGCCTTTTTAAGTGGAGGCGATGGAAATACTGATTTAGGAGATGTGTTTAGGTTTGCGAATCGTTTCTTGAATCCGGCTTAA
- a CDS encoding response regulator with CheY-like receiver, AAA-type ATPase, and DNA-binding domains (IMG reference gene:2510098525~PFAM: Response regulator receiver domain) produces MALRRILLIEHDEEIREVLRICLRYLAGWDVVSFGSPQESLDAIVSERPDAILLDTFLLKADSLGFVQKILGQTLQSNALTQSVPILLITDKASWFTKEQLCSLGIQGAIAKPFDPVTLPSQIAQILGWHQES; encoded by the coding sequence ATGGCTTTAAGGCGAATTCTACTCATCGAGCACGATGAAGAAATTCGAGAGGTGTTGCGTATTTGCTTGAGGTATCTTGCAGGCTGGGATGTTGTTTCATTTGGCTCTCCACAAGAAAGCTTGGATGCCATAGTGTCTGAACGTCCGGACGCTATTCTCCTGGATACTTTTTTGCTGAAAGCCGACAGTTTAGGATTTGTTCAAAAAATTCTGGGTCAAACACTTCAAAGCAATGCATTGACTCAATCAGTTCCGATTTTGTTAATCACAGATAAAGCCAGTTGGTTTACTAAAGAGCAGTTATGTTCTCTGGGAATTCAGGGAGCGATCGCAAAACCGTTCGATCCCGTTACATTGCCGTCTCAAATTGCTCAAATCCTGGGCTGGCATCAAGAGTCATAA
- a CDS encoding hypothetical protein (IMG reference gene:2510098526) yields MQLDSGIWDESPQVISVKETVHLLSQVIQKLDENDYFSAQIMVGVAVHLLQNVQSELEQHQQIERMLREVLNNSI; encoded by the coding sequence ATGCAGTTAGATTCTGGGATTTGGGATGAATCACCTCAAGTGATCTCTGTAAAGGAAACCGTTCATCTTCTCAGTCAGGTTATTCAGAAGCTCGATGAGAATGATTATTTTTCGGCTCAGATTATGGTAGGAGTCGCAGTTCATCTGCTTCAAAATGTGCAGAGTGAATTGGAACAACATCAACAGATTGAGAGAATGCTGAGAGAGGTTTTGAACAATTCAATTTAA
- a CDS encoding response regulator with CheY-like receiver domain and winged-helix DNA-binding domain (IMG reference gene:2510098527~PFAM: Response regulator receiver domain), giving the protein MKRILIIDDDYDIRTVVKVALEKFCGWQVSTAESGAEGLALASVNYLDAILLDVSMPDMDGFSVFEQLQANFTTRSIPVILLTAKVLPSDRRRFAEMKIAGVITKPFNPVTLCNQIAELLKWDI; this is encoded by the coding sequence ATGAAACGAATTCTTATCATTGATGATGATTACGATATTCGAACAGTTGTCAAAGTGGCGCTAGAAAAGTTCTGTGGATGGCAGGTGAGTACTGCTGAGTCTGGTGCTGAAGGGTTGGCTTTGGCTTCAGTAAACTATCTGGATGCTATCCTTTTAGACGTTTCCATGCCAGATATGGATGGATTTTCTGTGTTTGAGCAGTTACAAGCCAATTTCACCACACGCTCAATTCCAGTTATTCTGCTGACTGCCAAAGTGCTTCCTAGCGATCGCCGTCGTTTCGCCGAAATGAAAATCGCTGGTGTCATTACCAAACCCTTCAACCCCGTTACGCTGTGTAACCAGATAGCGGAACTATTGAAATGGGATATTTGA